One region of Streptomyces davaonensis JCM 4913 genomic DNA includes:
- a CDS encoding bifunctional cytidylyltransferase/SDR family oxidoreductase — protein MSQHIAKPRTTAVILAGGTGQRVGLSIPKQLLKIAGKAVIEHTLTTFEKADSIDDVIVLMAPGYVPDIEKIVAKAGFKKVTKIIEGGSTRNETTERAIAALGEGLAEGEDRNVLFHDAVRPLLSQRVIDDCVVALERYQAVDVAIPSADTIIVTRTHGEDGEFITEIPDRSRLRRGQTPQAFKLSTIKRAYEVAAGDPNFQATDDCSVVLKYLPDVPIHVVAGDEYNMKVTQPVDVFIADKLFQLASTAAPEQVSEEAYRELLTGKTVVVFGGSYGIGKDIAELAESYGSKVYALGRSTTGTHVENPEEVDDALSKAYAETGRIDYVVNTAGVLRIGKLAETDNATIEEALKVNYLAPVQIARSSYKYLAETNGQLLLYTSSSYTRGRAEYSLYSSTKAAMVNLTQALSDEWAGDGIRVNCINPERTATPMRTKAFGQEPAGSLLSSEAVARTSLDVLLSELTGHVIDVRQQDPTAAAGQASGFEAALASVLDRQDGVA, from the coding sequence GTGTCCCAGCACATAGCCAAGCCCCGTACCACCGCAGTGATCCTGGCCGGCGGTACCGGCCAGCGTGTGGGTCTCTCGATCCCCAAGCAGCTGCTGAAGATCGCCGGCAAGGCCGTCATCGAGCACACCCTGACCACCTTCGAGAAGGCCGACTCGATCGACGACGTCATCGTGCTGATGGCGCCGGGCTATGTGCCCGACATCGAGAAGATCGTGGCCAAGGCCGGGTTCAAGAAGGTCACCAAGATCATCGAGGGTGGCTCCACCCGCAATGAGACCACCGAGCGGGCCATCGCCGCGCTCGGCGAGGGCCTCGCGGAGGGTGAGGACCGCAACGTCCTCTTCCACGACGCCGTGCGCCCGCTGCTGTCACAGCGCGTGATCGACGACTGTGTCGTGGCCCTGGAGCGCTACCAGGCCGTCGACGTCGCCATCCCGTCCGCGGACACCATCATCGTGACCCGCACCCACGGCGAGGACGGCGAGTTCATCACCGAGATCCCGGACCGCTCCCGGCTGCGCCGCGGCCAGACGCCGCAGGCGTTCAAGCTGTCCACGATCAAGCGGGCCTACGAGGTCGCCGCGGGTGACCCCAACTTCCAGGCCACCGACGACTGCTCGGTCGTGCTGAAGTACCTGCCGGACGTGCCGATCCACGTGGTCGCGGGTGACGAGTACAACATGAAGGTCACCCAGCCCGTCGACGTCTTCATCGCCGACAAGCTGTTCCAGCTGGCCTCCACCGCCGCCCCCGAGCAGGTCTCCGAGGAGGCCTACCGCGAGCTGCTGACCGGCAAGACCGTCGTCGTCTTCGGCGGCAGCTACGGCATCGGCAAGGACATCGCCGAGCTCGCCGAGTCCTACGGCTCCAAGGTGTACGCGCTGGGCCGCTCCACCACCGGCACCCACGTGGAGAACCCGGAGGAGGTCGACGACGCGCTGTCCAAGGCCTACGCCGAGACGGGCCGGATCGACTACGTCGTCAACACCGCCGGTGTGCTGCGCATCGGCAAGCTGGCCGAGACCGACAACGCCACCATCGAGGAGGCGCTGAAGGTCAACTACCTCGCGCCGGTGCAGATCGCCCGCTCCTCGTACAAGTACCTCGCCGAGACCAACGGCCAGCTGCTGCTCTACACCTCCAGCAGCTACACCCGCGGCCGCGCCGAGTACAGCCTGTACTCCTCCACCAAGGCCGCCATGGTCAACCTCACCCAGGCGCTGTCCGACGAGTGGGCCGGTGACGGCATCCGGGTGAACTGCATCAACCCCGAGCGCACCGCGACCCCCATGCGCACCAAGGCCTTCGGCCAGGAGCCCGCGGGCAGCCTGCTCTCCTCCGAGGCGGTCGCCCGCACCTCGCTCGACGTGCTGCTTTCCGAGCTGACCGGCCATGTCATCGACGTCCGCCAGCAGGACCCGACGGCCGCCGCGGGCCAGGCCTCCGGCTTCGAGGCCGCGCTGGCCAGTGTGCTTGACCGCCAGGACGGCGTGGCATAA
- a CDS encoding glycosyltransferase family 2 protein: MTVTQPDVSVVIGAYEAMPYLVDCLASLEAQTLDPARIEVIAVDDGSTDGTGEYLEEFAARAPMQVTVIRQENSGGPSGPRNIGLGKAAGRYVFFLDADDRLGAEALERMVAMADRNGTDVVLGRVEGINRNPPKSMWGKTLERTDVYSSNIKFTLSAQKLFRRELLTRHDMRFDESLWTGEDALFTMEAYLRADGVSVLADYTCYYLVGREDGKHVTKSGGYTRRFDSARALMNLIAEMVPPGPKRDVLMVRPFTVTLLPQFGPKYLKDNDKVRRHKFELAAPLLAAHWSEGVAHRLKVEERLRMHLVAGQQPERLLEVLKFGKAKKQPATLLEKKGRRVYLAYPYFRDREAGIPDSVYLAEPREARGVPGYREGGTDYFMRRALRKLRKTLRPAPAPASR, translated from the coding sequence GTGACCGTGACGCAGCCTGATGTGAGCGTCGTCATCGGGGCGTACGAAGCGATGCCGTACCTGGTCGACTGCCTGGCGTCCCTGGAGGCGCAGACCCTGGACCCCGCGCGGATCGAGGTCATCGCGGTGGACGACGGCTCGACCGACGGCACGGGGGAGTACCTGGAGGAGTTCGCGGCCCGCGCCCCCATGCAGGTGACGGTGATCCGGCAGGAGAACTCCGGCGGCCCGAGCGGCCCGCGCAACATCGGCCTGGGCAAGGCCGCCGGGCGCTACGTCTTCTTCCTCGACGCCGACGACCGGCTGGGCGCCGAGGCTCTTGAGCGGATGGTCGCCATGGCCGACCGCAACGGCACCGATGTGGTCCTCGGCCGGGTCGAGGGCATCAACCGCAACCCGCCGAAGTCGATGTGGGGAAAGACGCTGGAGCGCACCGATGTGTACTCCTCCAACATCAAGTTCACGCTGAGCGCGCAGAAGCTGTTCCGCCGCGAGCTGCTGACCCGGCACGACATGCGCTTCGACGAGTCCCTGTGGACCGGCGAGGACGCGCTGTTCACGATGGAGGCCTATCTGCGGGCCGACGGCGTCTCCGTGCTCGCCGACTACACCTGCTACTACCTGGTGGGCCGCGAGGACGGCAAGCACGTGACCAAGAGCGGGGGTTACACCCGGCGCTTCGACTCCGCGCGCGCCCTGATGAACCTGATCGCGGAGATGGTCCCGCCCGGCCCCAAGCGCGATGTGCTGATGGTCCGTCCGTTCACCGTCACGCTGCTGCCGCAGTTCGGGCCGAAGTACCTCAAGGACAACGACAAGGTCCGGCGCCACAAGTTCGAACTGGCGGCACCGCTGCTGGCCGCGCACTGGAGCGAGGGCGTGGCGCACCGGCTGAAGGTCGAGGAGCGGCTGCGGATGCACCTGGTCGCCGGGCAGCAGCCCGAACGGCTGCTGGAGGTCCTGAAGTTCGGCAAGGCCAAGAAGCAGCCGGCGACCCTCCTGGAGAAGAAGGGCCGCCGGGTGTACCTGGCCTATCCGTACTTCCGGGACCGCGAGGCCGGGATACCGGACTCGGTCTATCTGGCCGAGCCCCGGGAGGCCCGGGGCGTTCCCGGCTACCGCGAGGGCGGCACCGACTACTTCATGCGCCGGGCTCTGCGGAAGCTGCGGAAGACGCTGCGGCCGGCCCCGGCTCCGGCGAGCCGCTGA
- a CDS encoding polysaccharide pyruvyl transferase family protein, which produces MSSNVPPARRILLRSGKSPYDVVPVEEALHRDVIATNSGNLIFSDATHKILEVPGTEVVSNGIRTNVQAAGRINEQYDAFVVPLANAFRPSFEPQLRRLTQLITKLRIPVVVVGVGAQTGLSYDPARLKPMEPAVRAFVSAVLDKSTSIGVRGEFTEKYLNDMGFRDVEVIGCPSMFMYGKDLNVAKRAPELNAESRVAINGSHSAVRTQGLDRVIAAAHERYPHLRYIGQNLTDALQLHWRDVSSANGKITAMPTHPDHPMYREGKARVYIDPITWIDDLREFDFSFGSRIHGNIAALLAGTPATVLCGDSRTLELCRYFDIPHQRIDELGKGVDVDPAKLYAQADFGPLVNNHHERFERFTGFLDRNGLKNTFTHGDSGAAFEKRMRSLDFPAGIRPWNDADPIAMAARFGFLQNRITKLTADNAKLKQELAKSGSKAVAAPVSQTSVYRRARRVVGKALQNGR; this is translated from the coding sequence GTGTCATCGAATGTTCCCCCTGCGCGGCGCATCCTCCTCAGATCGGGGAAGAGCCCCTACGACGTCGTCCCGGTCGAGGAAGCCCTCCACCGCGACGTCATCGCCACCAACTCCGGCAACCTGATCTTCAGCGACGCCACCCACAAGATCCTCGAAGTCCCGGGCACCGAGGTCGTGTCCAACGGCATCAGGACCAATGTGCAGGCCGCGGGGAGGATCAACGAGCAGTACGACGCCTTCGTCGTGCCGCTCGCCAACGCCTTCCGGCCGTCGTTCGAGCCACAGCTGCGGCGGCTGACCCAGCTGATCACCAAGCTGCGGATCCCGGTCGTCGTGGTCGGCGTCGGCGCGCAGACCGGGCTCAGCTACGACCCGGCGCGGCTGAAGCCGATGGAGCCGGCCGTGCGCGCGTTCGTCTCCGCGGTGCTCGACAAGAGCACCTCGATCGGCGTGCGCGGCGAGTTCACCGAGAAGTACCTCAACGACATGGGCTTCCGGGACGTCGAGGTCATCGGCTGCCCGTCGATGTTCATGTACGGCAAGGACCTGAACGTCGCCAAGCGGGCGCCCGAGCTGAACGCCGAGTCCCGGGTCGCGATCAACGGCTCGCACAGCGCGGTGCGGACCCAGGGCCTGGACCGGGTCATCGCCGCCGCCCACGAGCGCTACCCCCACCTGCGCTACATCGGCCAGAACCTCACCGACGCGCTCCAGCTGCACTGGCGGGACGTCTCCAGCGCCAATGGCAAGATCACCGCGATGCCGACCCACCCGGACCACCCGATGTACCGGGAGGGCAAGGCCCGCGTCTACATCGACCCGATCACCTGGATCGACGATCTGCGCGAGTTCGACTTCTCCTTCGGCTCCCGGATCCACGGCAACATCGCGGCGCTGCTGGCCGGCACGCCCGCGACGGTGCTGTGCGGCGACTCCCGCACGCTGGAGCTGTGCCGGTACTTCGACATCCCGCACCAGCGGATCGACGAGCTCGGCAAGGGCGTGGACGTCGACCCGGCGAAGCTGTACGCGCAGGCCGACTTCGGACCGCTGGTCAACAACCACCATGAGCGCTTCGAGCGGTTCACGGGGTTCCTGGACCGCAACGGCCTGAAGAACACCTTCACGCACGGCGACAGCGGCGCGGCGTTCGAGAAGCGCATGCGGTCGCTGGACTTCCCGGCCGGCATCCGCCCCTGGAACGACGCCGACCCGATAGCCATGGCGGCCCGGTTCGGCTTCCTCCAGAACCGGATCACCAAGCTGACCGCGGACAACGCCAAGCTGAAGCAGGAGCTGGCGAAGAGCGGCAGCAAGGCGGTCGCGGCCCCCGTGTCGCAGACGTCCGTGTACCGGCGCGCCCGCCGCGTGGTCGGCAAGGCACTTCAGAACGGGCGCTGA
- the proB gene encoding glutamate 5-kinase: MTGVRQAVAEARRVVVKVGSSSLTTASGGLDADRVDALVDVLAKSRSGGEREIVLVSSGAIAAGLAPLGLRRRPKDLARQQAAASVGQGLLVARYTASFARYGVRVGQVLLTSDDMSRRAHHRNASRTLDKLLAMGALPVVNENDTVATDEIRFGDNDRLAALVAHLVRADLLVLLSDVDGVYDGDPSRPGTSRIAEVRGPGDLAHVEIGSAGKAGVGTGGMVTKVEAARIAAAAGIPVVLTSAVHAAEALSGGDTGTYFHATGRRSADRLLWLQHASTPQGSLTLDDGAVRAVVERRKSLLPAGIAAVEGEFSAGDPVELRDGAGRAVARGLVSFDAKEIPQLIGRSTHELARELGPAYEREVVHRDDLVLLEP, encoded by the coding sequence GTGACAGGCGTAAGGCAGGCCGTGGCCGAGGCCCGCAGGGTCGTCGTCAAGGTGGGTTCCTCGTCCCTGACAACCGCCTCCGGAGGGCTCGACGCGGACCGTGTGGACGCCCTCGTGGACGTCCTCGCGAAGAGCCGAAGCGGCGGGGAACGTGAGATTGTTCTCGTTTCCTCCGGCGCCATCGCCGCCGGTCTGGCCCCGCTCGGACTGCGTCGCCGCCCCAAGGACCTGGCCCGCCAGCAGGCCGCCGCCAGCGTCGGCCAGGGACTGCTCGTCGCCCGCTACACCGCCTCCTTCGCCCGCTACGGCGTCCGCGTCGGCCAGGTGCTGCTCACCTCCGACGACATGAGCCGTCGCGCCCACCACCGCAACGCCTCGCGCACCCTCGACAAGCTCCTCGCGATGGGCGCCCTGCCGGTCGTCAACGAGAACGACACCGTCGCCACGGACGAGATCCGCTTCGGCGACAACGACCGCCTCGCCGCCCTCGTCGCCCACCTGGTCCGCGCCGACCTGCTGGTGCTGCTGTCCGACGTGGACGGCGTGTACGACGGCGACCCCAGCAGGCCCGGCACCTCGCGGATAGCGGAGGTACGGGGACCCGGGGACCTGGCGCACGTGGAGATCGGCAGCGCGGGCAAGGCCGGGGTCGGCACCGGCGGCATGGTCACCAAGGTCGAGGCCGCCCGGATCGCCGCCGCCGCGGGCATCCCGGTGGTGCTCACCAGCGCCGTGCACGCCGCCGAGGCGCTCTCCGGCGGGGACACCGGCACCTACTTCCACGCCACCGGCAGACGCTCCGCCGACCGGCTGCTGTGGCTCCAGCACGCCTCCACACCGCAGGGCTCGCTGACCCTGGACGACGGCGCGGTGCGGGCCGTCGTGGAGCGCCGCAAGTCGCTGCTCCCGGCCGGGATCGCCGCCGTGGAGGGCGAGTTCAGCGCCGGGGACCCGGTGGAGCTGCGGGACGGGGCCGGGCGGGCGGTCGCGCGCGGTCTGGTCAGCTTCGACGCCAAGGAGATCCCCCAGCTCATCGGGCGCTCCACGCACGAGCTGGCCCGGGAGCTGGGCCCGGCGTACGAGCGCGAGGTCGTCCACCGCGACGATCTGGTGCTTCTGGAGCCCTGA
- a CDS encoding glutamate-5-semialdehyde dehydrogenase, with the protein MTTLSPYDSMTPVTQAAYRAKAAAADLAPLPRSVKDDALLAIADALEVRTNEIVEANAKDIAAAREAGTSESIVDRLTLTPERVRAIASDVRDVVALPDPVGEVVRGSTLPNGIDLRQVRVPLGVVGIIYEARPNVTVDAAALCLKSGNAVLLRGSASAYESNTALVRVIRDAVGGAGLPADAVQLVPGQSRESVGELMRARGLVDVLIPRGGASLIRTVVNESTVPVIETGTGNVHVYVDAQADLDMAIEILINSKAHRVSVCNAAETLLVHQDIAAEFLPRALDALAEAGVTVHADERVMAYAKDSRATVVEATPEDWETEYLSYDIAAAVVDSLDKAVEHIRLWTSGHTEAIVTTSQQAARRFTQLVDSTTVAVNASTRFTDGGQFGFGAEIGISTQKLHARGPMGLPELTSTKYIVTGDGHVRR; encoded by the coding sequence ATGACCACGCTCTCGCCGTACGACTCGATGACCCCGGTCACCCAGGCCGCCTACCGCGCCAAGGCCGCCGCGGCCGACCTCGCGCCGCTGCCGCGGTCCGTGAAGGACGACGCGCTGCTCGCCATCGCGGACGCGCTTGAGGTCCGTACGAACGAGATCGTCGAGGCCAACGCCAAGGACATCGCCGCCGCCCGCGAGGCCGGCACCAGCGAGTCGATCGTCGACCGGCTGACCCTCACCCCGGAGCGGGTGCGGGCCATCGCCTCCGACGTGCGGGACGTCGTCGCGCTGCCCGACCCGGTCGGCGAGGTCGTCCGCGGCTCGACCCTGCCCAACGGCATCGACCTGCGCCAGGTCCGCGTCCCGCTCGGCGTCGTCGGCATCATCTACGAGGCCCGCCCGAACGTGACGGTGGACGCCGCCGCCCTCTGCCTGAAGTCCGGCAACGCCGTCCTGCTGCGCGGCTCGGCCTCCGCCTACGAGTCCAACACCGCCCTCGTCCGGGTCATCCGCGACGCCGTCGGCGGCGCCGGGCTGCCCGCCGACGCCGTACAGCTCGTGCCGGGCCAGAGCCGGGAGAGCGTGGGCGAGCTGATGCGCGCCCGCGGCCTGGTCGACGTCCTCATCCCGCGCGGCGGCGCCTCACTGATCCGCACGGTCGTCAACGAGTCCACGGTCCCGGTGATCGAGACCGGCACGGGCAACGTGCATGTCTACGTCGACGCCCAGGCCGACCTCGACATGGCCATCGAGATCCTGATCAACTCCAAGGCCCACCGGGTCAGCGTCTGCAACGCCGCCGAGACCCTGCTGGTCCACCAGGACATCGCCGCCGAGTTCCTGCCCCGGGCCCTGGACGCCCTCGCCGAGGCCGGGGTCACCGTGCACGCCGACGAGCGGGTCATGGCGTACGCCAAGGACTCCCGGGCGACCGTCGTGGAGGCGACCCCGGAGGACTGGGAGACGGAGTACCTCTCCTACGACATCGCCGCGGCCGTCGTGGACTCCCTGGACAAGGCCGTCGAGCACATCCGGCTGTGGACCTCCGGGCACACCGAGGCGATCGTGACGACCTCGCAGCAGGCCGCCCGCCGCTTCACCCAGCTGGTCGACTCCACCACCGTCGCGGTCAACGCCTCGACCCGGTTCACGGACGGCGGCCAGTTCGGCTTCGGCGCGGAGATCGGCATCTCCACCCAGAAGCTGCACGCCCGCGGCCCCATGGGCCTGCCGGAGCTGACCAGCACGAAGTACATCGTCACCGGCGACGGGCACGTACGCCGGTGA
- a CDS encoding SCO2584 family spore wall biosynthesis protein, which produces MPEDVGGTPFPDGWEPDDDHDRGVSDEEFASVVFDEAFVQAATLHEPTAVERLLAAAEARRAHGRGERYEEGYGSDDPTGFGHDPDFDDLDDTDVLEGRYGAPGTYGRQVRWHRPVAWMLALVMGIGMVALAFTAVYRGASSGNREQVPPPGASTGVEQGEAVVPSVSADHSQPAISAVPRTP; this is translated from the coding sequence GTGCCGGAGGACGTGGGGGGCACGCCGTTTCCCGACGGCTGGGAGCCCGACGACGACCACGACCGCGGGGTGTCGGACGAAGAGTTCGCCTCCGTGGTCTTCGATGAGGCCTTCGTACAGGCGGCCACACTGCACGAGCCGACCGCCGTCGAACGCCTCCTGGCCGCGGCCGAGGCCCGCCGGGCACACGGCCGGGGCGAGCGGTACGAAGAGGGGTACGGCTCCGACGACCCCACCGGATTCGGCCATGATCCGGACTTCGACGACCTGGACGACACCGATGTCCTCGAAGGCCGCTACGGCGCCCCGGGCACCTACGGCCGACAGGTCCGCTGGCACCGCCCCGTCGCCTGGATGCTCGCCCTCGTGATGGGCATCGGCATGGTCGCGCTGGCCTTCACGGCGGTCTACCGCGGCGCCTCCTCGGGCAACCGGGAACAGGTCCCGCCCCCGGGCGCCTCGACCGGCGTCGAACAGGGCGAAGCGGTGGTGCCCTCCGTCTCCGCCGACCATTCCCAGCCGGCCATCTCGGCCGTCCCGCGAACCCCCTGA
- a CDS encoding SCO2583 family membrane protein, whose translation MGGPGDPPEGTPEGGPGGGEDEYRSVVFDESFVRAARLQEFSAQERIDDHAPAVRRRPPLRRGLSRQALILVLLIAVAFGTAIYMGVRHPYQTPASPQPVEPLRMTVIPLAPPGEVPGSTDTEALYRNSPAAQYRIGAEGVPLPAYRSTAHFSEGQVVNALTVAKDYVVRSALYPEVVLGEQVRPVRVLLDPDQLDQFDQSFDHPTADGRHAPTGWLVRFDPGSVELADREIRAQGTLTAAEADSSTLEVTADHTFVYALRPAGSGAKAEASLFTVRRELHFRFDHDDLRMRQAQLIVSYVQAGPLSCAGDSANQLRPLLAGQTAKAGGPAGTDPYATGSATALCGSLAESAQPKV comes from the coding sequence ATGGGAGGGCCTGGAGACCCACCTGAGGGGACACCCGAGGGCGGACCCGGAGGTGGCGAGGACGAGTACCGATCCGTCGTCTTCGACGAGTCGTTCGTCCGCGCTGCCCGGCTCCAGGAGTTCTCCGCGCAGGAGCGCATCGACGATCACGCGCCCGCCGTCCGCCGCCGCCCGCCCCTGCGCCGGGGTCTGTCCCGGCAGGCCCTGATCCTGGTCCTGCTGATCGCCGTCGCCTTCGGCACCGCGATCTACATGGGCGTCCGGCACCCCTATCAGACCCCGGCGAGCCCGCAGCCCGTGGAGCCGCTGCGGATGACCGTGATCCCGCTCGCCCCGCCGGGCGAGGTGCCCGGCTCGACCGACACCGAGGCGCTCTACCGGAACAGCCCCGCCGCGCAGTACCGCATCGGCGCCGAGGGCGTCCCGCTGCCCGCCTACCGGAGCACCGCGCACTTCTCCGAGGGCCAGGTCGTGAACGCGCTGACCGTCGCCAAGGACTACGTCGTCCGCTCCGCGCTCTATCCCGAGGTGGTCCTCGGCGAGCAGGTCCGGCCGGTGCGGGTGCTGCTCGACCCGGACCAGCTCGACCAGTTCGACCAGAGCTTCGACCACCCGACCGCCGACGGCAGGCACGCCCCGACCGGCTGGCTGGTTCGCTTCGACCCGGGCAGCGTCGAGCTCGCCGACCGCGAGATCCGGGCGCAGGGCACGCTCACGGCCGCCGAGGCCGACTCGTCCACCCTCGAGGTCACCGCGGACCACACCTTCGTGTACGCGCTGCGCCCGGCCGGCTCCGGGGCGAAGGCGGAGGCCTCCCTGTTCACCGTCCGGCGCGAGCTGCACTTCCGCTTCGACCACGACGACCTGCGCATGCGCCAGGCCCAGCTGATCGTCTCCTACGTCCAGGCCGGCCCGCTGTCGTGCGCCGGCGACTCCGCGAACCAGCTGCGCCCGCTGCTGGCCGGCCAGACCGCCAAGGCGGGCGGCCCGGCCGGTACGGACCCTTACGCGACCGGGAGCGCCACGGCGCTGTGCGGATCGCTGGCGGAGAGTGCGCAGCCCAAGGTCTGA
- a CDS encoding M48 family metallopeptidase — MSDDGHQQDGHENVPSRQRRRFPGISSRAYEHPADRSALVALRKLSGFDTVFKALSGLLPERSLRLLFLSDSVRVSDQQFTHLNDMLRDACYILDLEKVPPMYVNQDPQPNAMCIGLDEPIIVVTTGLVELLDEEEMRAVVGHEVGHALSGHSVYRTILLFLTNLAIRVAWIPLGTVAIMAIVTALREWFRKSELSADRAGLLVGQDLQASMRGLMKIAGGNHLHEMNVHAFLKQAEEYEAGGDLRDSVLKILNVLPRSHPFTTVRAAELKKWAETRDYQRIMDGHYPRRSEDKDTSVTDSFRESASHYATHVKSSKDPLMKLVTDIAGGAGDLGGRVRRGFGGFGTNTGSAGAQRQDEPPTDTPPPPRDGD; from the coding sequence ATGTCCGACGACGGCCACCAGCAGGACGGGCACGAGAACGTGCCGAGCAGGCAGCGCAGGCGCTTCCCCGGCATCTCCTCGCGGGCGTACGAGCACCCGGCCGACCGCAGTGCCCTGGTGGCGCTGCGCAAGCTGAGCGGGTTCGACACCGTCTTCAAGGCGCTGAGCGGACTGCTGCCCGAGCGGAGCCTGCGGCTGCTGTTCCTGTCCGACTCGGTGCGGGTCTCGGACCAGCAGTTCACGCACCTCAACGACATGCTGCGGGACGCCTGTTACATCCTGGACCTGGAGAAGGTCCCGCCGATGTACGTCAACCAGGACCCGCAGCCGAACGCGATGTGCATCGGCCTGGACGAGCCGATCATCGTGGTGACCACGGGGCTCGTCGAGCTGCTCGACGAGGAGGAGATGCGGGCGGTCGTCGGCCACGAGGTCGGGCACGCGCTGTCCGGGCACTCGGTGTACCGGACCATCCTGCTGTTCCTGACCAACCTCGCCATCCGGGTCGCCTGGATCCCGCTGGGCACCGTCGCGATCATGGCGATCGTGACCGCGCTGCGCGAGTGGTTCCGCAAGTCGGAGCTGTCCGCCGACCGCGCCGGTCTGCTGGTCGGCCAGGACCTCCAGGCCTCGATGCGCGGCCTGATGAAGATCGCGGGCGGCAACCATCTGCACGAGATGAACGTGCACGCGTTCCTCAAGCAGGCCGAGGAGTACGAGGCGGGCGGCGACCTGCGCGACTCCGTGCTGAAGATCCTGAACGTGCTGCCCCGCTCGCACCCCTTCACCACGGTCCGCGCGGCCGAGCTGAAGAAGTGGGCCGAGACCCGTGACTACCAGCGGATCATGGACGGCCACTACCCGCGCCGCTCCGAGGACAAGGACACCTCGGTGACGGACTCCTTCCGTGAGTCGGCGTCGCACTACGCCACGCATGTGAAGTCCTCCAAGGACCCGCTGATGAAGCTGGTCACGGACATCGCGGGCGGCGCGGGCGACCTCGGCGGCCGGGTCCGCCGGGGCTTCGGGGGCTTCGGCACCAACACCGGGTCCGCCGGCGCCCAGCGGCAGGACGAGCCGCCGACGGACACGCCTCCGCCGCCGCGGGACGGCGACTGA
- the nadD gene encoding nicotinate-nucleotide adenylyltransferase yields the protein MGEQDMPTGPVNGPSNPGKRRLGVMGGTFDPIHHGHLVAASEVAAQFHLDEVVFVPTGQPWQKTHRKVSPAEDRYLMTVIATAENPQFSVSRIDIDRGGPTYTTDTLRDLKALNPDTDLFFITGADALGQILTWRDADELFSLAHFIGVTRPGHHLADPGLPEGGVSLVEVPALAISSTDCRARVANGDPVWYLVPDGVVRYIDKRELYRGE from the coding sequence ATGGGAGAGCAGGACATGCCTACCGGCCCGGTCAACGGCCCGTCGAACCCCGGCAAGCGCCGGCTCGGCGTCATGGGCGGAACCTTCGACCCGATCCACCACGGGCACCTGGTGGCGGCCAGTGAGGTCGCCGCGCAGTTCCACCTGGACGAGGTCGTGTTCGTGCCGACCGGCCAGCCGTGGCAGAAGACCCATCGCAAGGTCTCCCCGGCCGAGGACCGCTATCTGATGACGGTCATCGCGACCGCCGAGAACCCCCAGTTCTCGGTGAGCCGGATCGACATCGACCGCGGCGGCCCGACCTACACCACGGACACGCTGCGCGATCTCAAGGCGCTCAACCCCGACACCGACCTGTTCTTCATCACCGGCGCCGACGCCCTCGGTCAGATCCTGACCTGGCGGGACGCGGACGAGCTGTTCTCCCTCGCGCACTTCATCGGGGTCACCCGGCCCGGCCACCACCTGGCCGACCCGGGTCTCCCGGAGGGCGGTGTCTCGCTGGTCGAGGTTCCCGCCTTGGCCATCTCCTCCACAGACTGCCGTGCGAGGGTCGCCAACGGCGATCCCGTCTGGTATCTGGTGCCGGACGGAGTCGTGCGCTACATCGACAAGCGCGAGCTGTACCGCGGCGAGTGA